One genomic region from Henningerozyma blattae CBS 6284 chromosome 2, complete genome encodes:
- the EXO84 gene encoding exocyst subunit EXO84 (similar to Saccharomyces cerevisiae EXO84 (YBR102C); ancestral locus Anc_3.343), producing MVDFSLKKAKPTSWKHSPKKKKRGSETKLSSVSPTAQSLNTTPSGSNSSLSLPKKNPRRTSPNPYNTANAQLPTIDPKQRNRVASQMQRRMSIHTSNFQPPILDYSMPLPSNNISSSRIPEGSSLGPDMGNNNNLNIPTRNRSRLTNAQGQNQMSKRSQIDSNNYGNEMNQNNEIPPRRNPNHQISTVLQPNMLKRKLMDKDFNAKQFVHNYLNDASAMEIDKFTSNLSDISMDVQTEIKMNLSRSYKEIMTVNNALNLASKELSNLRSNIDDLKKVIKEFKLMAEKRLEFQAQLEYLNGHSQSSGLLPAASIDDSNSPTPQRENTSLLILKELWNDELNEMFKKIEGSQKLINSIPFQTESTDHKNNNSNTSSSNLQINKKASSPTPPILSSNKIPKNLRHILLQSNDWTELNTTTLKPLKQSSIIILNDCLLIASKTKDTKIIRDSSITNSSTNQYELIADHCYHLRNVKAQLYHISANSTTTTHILFTFSSTSSSTTISSASNNNGSSSGVNSSAGSQPHSTLIASTIQVLYESRDSKQCLHLLEIIRNAKDDLREIYNLENEKNKKIQKSFNFLKNSSRQQQQQTPLRSMNRNSFHSPLVTSNSNENGGVSMNTGNFLLNLNESHHDSNGVNSNNATTLNAIATTNDITNQFFLQSITLSTNQSYYNNNSSSLYSNLAKINEKIEEFDLNFTRLKYFIAVENLLHIEETLIELTNYVNSKNIKVTDNDLILQNLVKLKIDQRHNAISNKLSQLITNTNDMDLLKSYVVSMINLNLKENALDLFLQNRSNMIQELILQIGSFDNPINYLIQIAIIRFQTLKKAILFYQEIFNTSDLKSKFSSILVNWCSNEIDLHFQLIEKQFLNEIMLSPSSIKQSRKQIDDLKTVGLDFVYKLDEFISKNSEITAA from the coding sequence ATGGTAGacttttcattaaaaaagGCCAAGCCAACGTCTTGGAAACATTCtccaaagaagaaaaaaagaggGTCTGAAACAAAATTATCTTCAGTGTCACCTACAGCCCAGTCACTGAACACTACACCTTCTGGTAGCAACTCATCTCTTTCATTACCAAAAAAGAATCCACGAAGAACTTCTCCAAATCCTTATAACACTGCTAATGCTCAATTACCAACTATTGATCCCAAACAAAGAAATAGGGTTGCTTCGCAAATGCAGAGAAGAATGTCTATTCACACTTCAAATTTTCAACCACCTATTTTAGATTATTCAATGCCTTTACCTTCAAACAATATATCTTCTTCTAGAATACCAGAGGGATCATCTCTGGGCCCTGATATGggcaacaataataatctaaATATACCTACCCGTAATAGATCTAGACTAACCAATGCTCAAGGTCAAAATCAAATGTCTAAACGAAGTCAAATAGATTCCAATAACTATGGTAATGAGATGAACCagaataatgaaattcCACCAAGACGTAATCCAAACCATCAAATCAGTACTGTTTTACAACCTAATAtgttaaaaagaaaattgatggataaagattttaatgCTAAACAGTTTGTccataattatttaaatgatgcTTCCGCCATggaaattgataaattcaCTTCAAATTTATCGGATATATCCATGGATGTTCAAACCGAAATTAAGATGAATTTATCTAGATCTTATAAAGAAATCATGACTGTTAATAATGCTCTAAATTTAGCttcaaaagaattatcCAACTTAAGATCAAATATAGAcgatttgaaaaaagtaattaaagaatttaaattgatGGCCGAGAAAAGATTGGAATTCCAGGCTCAATTGGAATATCTAAATGGTCATTCTCAATCATCAGGCCTTTTGCCTGCAGCATCAATTgatgattcaaattcacCAACCCCACAAAGAGAAAATACttctttattaatcttAAAAGAATTGTGGAATGATGAATTGAACGAGAtgttcaaaaaaattgaaggttctcaaaaattaattaattctataCCATTTCAAACAGAATCCACAGATCATAAAAATAACAACTCTAAtacatcatcatcaaatttacaaattaataaaaaggCATCATCACCCACTCCCCCTATTTTATCATCGAATAAAATTCCCAAAAATTTGCGTCATATTCTTTTACAAAGTAATGATTGGACTGAGTTAAATACTACCACTTTAAAGCCATTAAAACAAAgctctattattattttaaatgattgTTTACTGATTGCTTCCAAAACAAAGGAtactaaaattattagagaCTCATCAATAACAAATTCTTCAACCAACCAATATGAATTAATTGCAGATCATTGTTATCATCTACGTAATGTTAAGGCTCAATTATATCATATCTCTGCAAactcaacaacaacaactcATATTCTATTTACATTCTCATCAACATCATCTAGCACAACAATTTCATCAGCATCTAACAATAATGGTAGCAGTAGTGGTGTTAATTCTAGTGCTGGATCTCAACCTCATTCAACACTAATTGCAAGCACAATACAAGTATTATATGAATCTCGTGATTCCAAGCAATGTTTGCATTTATTAGAGATCATTAGAAACGCCAAAGATGATTTACGTGAGATTTATAAtcttgaaaatgaaaagaataagaaaatacaaaaatcatttaatttcttgaaaaattcttcaagacaacaacaacaacaaactCCGCTAAGATCTATGAATCGTAATAGTTTCCACTCTCCTCTGGTAACGTCTAATAGTAATGAAAATGGTGGTGTATCGATGAATACAGGtaatttcttattaaatttgaacGAATCTCATCATGATAGCAATGGCGTAAATTCTAATAACGCAACCACTTTAAATGCTATTGCGACAACTAACGACATaacaaatcaatttttcCTACAATCAATAACATTATCTACAAATCAatcatattataataataattcttcatcattatatTCCAATTTGGCTAAaatcaatgaaaaaattgaagaatttgatttgaatttcacaagattaaaatattttattgcTGTGGAAAATTTATTGCATATTGAAGAGACTTTGATTGAATTAACAAACTAtgtaaattcaaaaaatatcaagGTAACtgataatgatttaattttacagAATTTAgtcaaattgaaaattgatCAAAGACATAACGCGATATCTAATAAGCTGTCTCAATTAATAACTAACACAAATGACATGGATCTATTAAAAAGTTACGTTGTATCTATGATTAATCTAAACTTGAAGGAAAATGCTCTTGATCTATTTCTCCAGAATAGATCTAATATGATACAGGAGTTAATCCTACAAATTGGGTCATTCGATAATCCGATTAACTACTTGATTCAAATCGCAATTATCCGTTTCCAAACTTTAAAGAAAGCCATATTATTCTATCAAGAAATATTCAACACTAGCGATCTAAAATCCAAATTTTCTTCGATCTTAGTCAATTGGTGCAGTAATGAGATCGACTTACATTTTCAgttaattgaaaaacaatttCTCAACGAAATCATGTTATCACCAAGCTCCATCAAACAATCTAGAAAACAGATTGATGACTTGAAAACTGTTGGTCTTGATTTCGTTTATAAACTAgatgaatttatttcaaagaATTCAGAGATTACTGCTGCTTAA
- the TBLA0B02530 gene encoding uncharacterized protein (similar to Saccharomyces cerevisiae YBR096W; ancestral locus Anc_3.337) has translation MFSTAIKYLTIVYLISSYKTLPGAYFIRFYYHVCRLLFKPYFTGKETLNIETLQKSKYGCFAHSKYSTYASPWECDLYFHKNNSTYFSELDISRGELMLSIFQKLFLKSKKWPYVPVANVFTNFLKEISPFERYNVTSQILCWDEKWIYVLSKFTKNNDKILCSISLTKYVLKDGRKTIKPKDALEVCGLYNADAAALSEKNLKILVNDCGFHETGPLEEMTTSNIQL, from the coding sequence ATGTTTTCCACTGCTATTAAATACCTGACAATAGTTTATTTGATCTCCTCTTACAAAACTTTACCTGGTgcttattttattagattctATTACCATGTTTGtagattattattcaaaccATATTTTACAGGAAAGGAaacattaaatattgaGACTCTACAAAAGAGTAAATATGGTTGTTTTGCTCATAGTAAGTATTCCACTTATGCTTCTCCATGGGAATGTGATTTATACTTTCATAAAAACAACTCTACTTATTTTTCTGAATTAGATATTAGTAGAGGTGAATTAATGTTAAGTATCTTCCAAAAATTGTTCTTGAAATCTAAAAAATGGCCTTATGTTCCAGTAGCAAACgtttttacaaattttctaaaagagATTTCCCCATTTGAAAGATACAACGTTACTTCACAAATTTTATGTTGGGATGAAAAGTGGATTTATGTCTTGAGTAAATTTACTAAGAATAATGATAAGATTTTATGCTCCATTTCATTAACAAAGTATGTTTTGAAAGATGGTAGAAAAACTATTAAACCAAAGGACGCATTAGAAGTATGTGGACTTTACAATGCAGATGCTGCTGCTTTATCtgaaaagaatttgaaaatattggtCAATGACTGTGGTTTTCATGAAACTGGCCCCTTAGAAGAAATGACTACTTctaatattcaattataa
- the MMS4 gene encoding Mms4p (similar to Saccharomyces cerevisiae MMS4 (YBR098W); ancestral locus Anc_3.341), which produces MDDVIEILDDITNQQTPVKKVVEIFSISSDEENANEKYSPNLLEPIPKSSPPKTKITTLEVIRSSQGGNSLEIDLPFSDDASTLGDISVVKSRSNITDPFKDLPSNQTYYTKLKNRKENILDKILSDTCNSSLNIDLDNASDIDLKGKFSNIGDDSDSIEEGVILLDEHTPPNEDISLKNTTARWNKSTKYFSSSQDETELASNKRRLGSYEINNNTLENMPLSQPTPVYSNNSQNNVPTTPNFQETPALNNKRLKPSNEKNEDNNRQLFVENTSSNTSIGPFNDDAISPPINNINIVDPHIPSNFQNQGTTKLHNDVVELNLSKFLDEIEDISYSSNLNSNATSPTRDFDDDKTNTPDCTNHNMFQPNTEHSSKENLFHGFSWASLESYIINGKYLSKEKSTDLIRRHTQTNNQLFKQVNQIYRDNTVARSSLVVRIPKLLYDHFTKDNTNAIDTLLEPAKLEINYSTSNNTPSIEIFRKCDSVYDFNSDVYFPSEETIIEESIVVLYYSAQDFFRQYKESKKTILNEIKKLQNHKKFIILVLCDISKLRRDLESIENRIYREKVNNQLSNNTNSASQKKLSKNLERVSQLGLASNNLKEILRSIDRLWNVKLFTVNSDNEFINLLPNLLSLIGKQRKDPSIRFMKYAYMKVKSGKNKTDTLKKALHEVGRIPELKALNITSIYPSFQSLYHDFSMGKLKAGKDGKYLLAENVEKRLYKLFTCKDPTATID; this is translated from the coding sequence atgGATGATGTTATCGAAATTTTAGATGATATTACAAACCAACAGACACCAGTAAAAAAAGTTGTCGAAATATTTTCGATATCTtcagatgaagaaaatgctaatgaaaaatactCTCCAAACTTATTGGAACCCATACCAAAATCATCTCCGCCAAAAACTAAAATTACTACCCTAGAAGTAATTAGATCAAGTCAAGGTGGTAACTCTTTAGAAATTGATTTACCATTTTCTGATGATGCTTCTACATTAGGCGATATCTCGGTTGTGAAATCCAGATCAAATATTACAGATCCCTTTAAAGATCTACCATCAAATCAAACTTATTATACTAAActaaaaaatagaaaagaaaatattttagataaaatattgtCTGATACTTGTAATAGTAGTTTGAATATCGATTTAGATAATGCATCTGATATTGATTTGAAAggtaaattttcaaatattggTGATGATTCAGATTCTATTGAAGAAGgtgtaatattattagatgaacATACTCCTCCAAATGAAGATATTagtttgaaaaatactACTGCACGTTGGAATAAATCCACTAAGTATTTCAGTTCCTCACAGGATGAAACCGAACTCGCAAGTAATAAAAGAAGACTAGGTTCTTATGaaataaacaataatacattagaaaatatgCCACTTTCCCAACCTACCCCTgtatattctaataattctcaGAATAATGTACCCACTACCCCAAACTTCCAAGAAACTCCAGCATTAAATAACAAAAGACTAAAACCAAGCAATGAAAAGaatgaagataataatCGTCAGTTATTTGTAGAAAATACTAGTTCTAATACCTCAATTGGACCATTCAATGATGACGCTATATCACCTCCAATAAATAACATTAATATCGTAGATCCTCATATTCCTagtaattttcaaaatcaagGTACAACTAAATTACATAATGATGTAGTTGAATTAAACTTGtctaaatttttagatGAAATAGAGGATATTAGTTACTCTAGCAATTTGAATTCTAATGCTACATCACCAACAAGGGActttgatgatgataaaacGAATACTCCAGATTGTACAAATCATAATATGTTTCAGCCAAATACAGAGCATAGTAGCAAAGAGAATCTATTTCATGGGTTTTCTTGGGCATCATTAGAatcttatattattaatggtaaatatttgagcaaagaaaaatcaaCTGACTTAATACGACGTCATACTCAAACCAACAACcaattatttaaacaaGTCAATCAAATTTATAGAGATAATACAGTTGCAAGATCTTCACTTGTGGTTCGTATTCCGAAACTTTTATATGACCATTTTACTAAGGATAATACTAACGCTATTGATACTTTATTAGAACCTGCAAAATTAGAAATCAACTATTCAACTTCGAATAATACACCTagtattgaaatttttagaaaGTGTGACAGTGTTTATGATTTTAATTCTGATGTTTATTTTCCCTCTGAAGAAACAATTATTGAAGAGAGTATTGTCGTACTATATTATTCAGCTCAAGATTTCTTCAGACAATATAAAGAATCTAAAAAgacaattttaaatgaaataaaaaaattacaaaatcataagaaatttataatattagtattatgtgatatttccaaattaaGAAGAGACTTAGAAAGCATTGAAAATCGAATATATAGAGAGAAAGTTAATAATCAGctttcaaataatactaatagtGCGAGCCAAAAGAAGCTTTCTAAAAACTTGGAGCGAGTATCTCAACTGGGACTAgcatcaaataatttaaaagaaattttgaGAAGTATTGATAGACTATGGAATgtgaaattatttacaGTTAATTcagataatgaatttataaatttgttaCCAAATTTACTTTCATTAATTGGtaaacaaagaaaagatCCTTCTATTAGGTTTATGAAATATGCATATATGAAGGTAAAATCTggcaaaaataaaacagatACCTTGAAGAAAGCTTTGCATGAAGTTGGGCGAATTCCAGAATTAAAAGCGTTAAATATAACTTCTATATATCCAAGTTTCCAATCTTTATACCATGATTTTTCAATGGGTAAACTTAAAGCTGGTAAAGATggcaaatatttattagcTGAAAATGTAGAGAAGCGtctttataaattatttacatGCAAAGATCCAACTGCAACTATTGACTGA
- the TBLA0B02520 gene encoding uncharacterized protein (similar to Saccharomyces cerevisiae SEC8 (YPR055W); ancestral locus Anc_3.340), whose translation MPTLRNHRVLRHRGVQLSNAPPSQDLFRKPIDELESDLLRVNAQWNNELSINTNPLELALYFLDETSIGLGHRVQEFADLQKKFGHDLRSVAYDNYESFNTNIASYDIAVDSINRAQGNISDIQSNMNLVKENITRNKGNLENLNEKSIIIDSQINILSAIEEMLVMKSKIENYMTSREYLDVQRNIVKSYTLANKYSLWEIPQLKSLKNELDNYEHTLFKNVMEEIKIIIYSKNEQMIKKTIIFENHSTYIGDNLTNIEDYLSSIINMDIQKQARLMNQDLKEFLESIKNLIPSKITAFTQVRERDSHYKDLFEYLTILRDIKRLPLALQILTNNVREELSIMITNNKARLVEEHPSLRQFTNSMKKTFGLSLKDILSVFIKEWFWQMFVRFSSIIQCHIVISESIPIILHFQSSTELATTYNLEAIWNDVFREITIVLNRYLNDPLLTSEDSNLDGSYPHPTFQKDKNDNNRNKQLFSLQANASEPSILQQQTSELKNLLTDLFPGFSISNKSDLSSVYISEEIIEHEKPLLPPSTFNMKFILDPFLFYCEVTSHIIPTQYNKKFQNPLLFFTKYMSNNFFLRTKATFSHLFNKNVSLSNPFTITAINNNKILFQSAKNFQDLFFDILFMLNTTNVFRDIITNSVIDLVEQLLKYYNSLFDELLGFNKDKFNKNIMNIWFQDEKLIATEKSILLKESKNDSVLEKLDTLLIFKHCTDFFQEGNGLEKDSIASYNKLKSIIHFTTTIHWLLEWLPELHKNVSANNNYSSFGSLDIDVLRKEWSFSESFDIFTVSKIKSLKICMDKGTTTRFKQIISKFNDLYYRLLITLRLDIRSRCIYGIGLLFKDTENWNLETDSIELSPHISKLVSSVNFFDNKFKKQISSEVEDLIFYGIDSVCDQAFISGGSSITVINYTGTKKMLKSIETLQLLWRNIVSDSTRIDMSKSLNYYLLCQSPEDEFFEHLETGNLLDYANEEIKVALRLSFSEEHQKYNGQLKSTDDQDTTVLSFQRYQNAVNRLHKSLVENHNS comes from the coding sequence ATGCCAACTTTAAGGAACCATCGGGTTTTAAGGCATCGTGGTGTACAGCTTTCTAACGCTCCACCATCACAAGATCTATTTCGCAAACCTAtagatgaattagaatcaGATCTACTCAGAGTCAATGCTCAATggaataatgaattatctattaataCAAATCCTTTAGAGTTGGCATTATATTTTCTGGATGAAACATCAATTGGCTTAGGTCATAGAGTACAGGAGTTTGCTGacttacaaaaaaaatttggacATGATTTAAGATCTGTAGCATATGATAATTACGAGTCTTTTAATACTAACATTGCCTCTTATGATATAGCTGTAGACTCTATAAACAGAGCTCAAGGTAATATTTCAGATATTCAAAGTAATATGAACTTAgtgaaagaaaatattactaGAAATAAAggtaatttagaaaatttgaatgaaaaatcaaTCATAATTGACagtcaaataaatatcttaaGTGCAATCGAAGAAATGTTAGTTATGAAAagtaaaatagaaaattatatGACCAGCAGAGAATACTTGGATGTTCAAAGAAACATTGTGAAAAGTTATACTTTggcaaataaatattcattatgGGAAATACCacaattaaaatctttaaagaaTGAATTAGATAACTATGAACatacattatttaaaaatgtaaTGGAggaaatcaaaataattatttattccaaaaatgaacaaatgataaagaaaacTATTATATTTGAGAATCATAGTACTTATATAGGCGataatttaacaaatataGAGGATTATCTAtcttctattattaatatggATATACAGAAACAAGCACGACTTATGAATCAAGACTTAAAAGAGTTTTTAGAAAgtataaagaatttaataccATCTAAAATAACTGCTTTTACACAAGTAAGAGAGAGGGACTCGCATTATAAggatttatttgaatatttaacaattttgcgagatattaaaagattgCCTCTTGCTTTACAAATTCTAACTAATAATGTGCGAGAGGAACTTAGTATTATGATAACCAATAATAAAGCACGATTAGTTGAAGAGCATCCATCATTACGTCAATTTACAAATTCAATGAAGAAAACATTTGGTCTTTCTCTAAAAGATATTCTTTCAGTCTTTATTAAAGAGTGGTTTTGGCAAATGTTTGTAAGATTTTCTTCCATAATTCAATGTCATATAGTAATATCAGAGAGTATTCCAATTATTCTTCATTTCCAATCCTCTACAGAATTAGCAACGACTTACAATCTAGAAGCTATTTGGAATGATGTGTTTCGTGAAATaacaattgttttaaaCAGATATCTGAATGATCCACTGCTGACATCCGAAGACTCAAATTTGGATGGAAGTTATCCTCATCCAACGTTTCAAAAGGacaaaaatgataataatagaaacaAGCAACTATTTTCACTACAAGCCAATGCTAGTGAACCTTCCATTTTACAACAACAAACTAGTGAGTTGAAAAATCTACTAACAGATTTATTTCCTGGATTTTCAATATCGAATAAATCAGATTTATCATCAGTGTACATTtctgaagaaattattgaGCATGAGAAACCTTTACTTCCACCTTCAACTTTTaatatgaaatttattttagatCCCTTCTTATTCTATTGTGAAGTCACATCTCATATAATCCCTACCCAATATAACAAGAAGTTCCAAAACCCATTGTTATTCTTCACTAAATATATGTCCAACAATTTTTTCCTTAGAACTAAGGCCACCTTTTCTCATCTGTTTAACAAAAATGTAAGTTTATCTAACCCATTTACAATTACAGCTATtaacaacaataaaattttatttcaatctGCCAAAAATTTCCAGGATctattttttgatattctATTCATGCTAAATACTACTAATGTATTTCGAGATATTATCACCAATTCTGTTATTGATTTAGTTGAACAATTgcttaaatattataactctttatttgatgaaCTTCTTGGctttaataaagataaatttaacaaaaatataatgaatatttggTTTCAAGATGAAAAACTGATTGCCACAGAAAAGTCTATATTACTAAAGGAAAGTAAAAATGATAGCGTACTTGAAAAACTAGATACTTTGTTAATATTTAAGCATTGCACTGATTTTTTCCAGGAAGGAAATGGATTAGAGAAGGATAGTATTGCTTCCTATAATAAGCTAAAGTcaattattcattttactACCACAATACACTGGCTATTAGAGTGGCTTCCAGAATTACATAAAAACGTCTCagcaaataataactaTTCATCCTTTGGTTCTCTAGATATTGATGTACTTCGAAAGGAATGGTCGTTTTCTGAATcgtttgatatttttacaGTCTCAAAgataaaatctttaaaaatttgcATGGATAAAGGAACAACTACTAGatttaaacaaattattaGTAAATTCAATGATTTATATTACAGGTTGCTAATCACTTTACGATTAGATATACGATCCAGATGCATCTATGGTATTGGCCTATTGTTTAAAGACACAGAAAATTGGAATCTTGAAACTGACAGTATTGAGCTAAGTCCCCATATATCTAAATTAGTAAGCTCTGTCAATTTTTTcgataataaatttaagaaaCAGATAAGTTCAGAGGTAGAAgatttaatcttttatgGAATTGATTCAGTTTGTGATCAAGCTTTCATTTCTGGTGGAAGTTCAATTACTGTGATTAATTATACAGgtacaaaaaaaatgctCAAGAGTATAGAGACGCTTCAATTATTATGGCGAAATATAGTTTCTGATTCAACTAGAATTGATATGTCAAAATccttgaattattatttactatGCCAATCTCCtgaagatgaatttttCGAACATCTAGAGACTGGAAACCTACTCGATTACGCTAACGAAGAAATAAAGGTTGCGCTTCGTCTTTCTTTTAGTGAGGAacatcaaaaatataatggCCAACTAAAATCAACAGATGATCAAGATACTACTGTTCTTTCATTTCAAAGATATCAAAATGCCGTCAATCGTTTACACAAAAGTTTGGTTGAAAACCACAATTCATAG
- the FES1 gene encoding Hsp70 nucleotide exchange factor FES1 (similar to Saccharomyces cerevisiae FES1 (YBR101C); ancestral locus Anc_3.342) produces the protein MEKLLHWSIVNAQGDKEEIAKAGAPDPRLLEQLFGKGNQVDDPTLMKEALLVAKNKVATAENRIIALENFEMLIENLDNANNIENMKMWEPLINLLVEENLEIVALVCSIIGTAVQNNVDSQTNFTKYENGMKTLIELANTTSNIDVKIKALYALSNTIRNNEKASAKFKELNGLDVISPILKDKTVKPKIKLRTINLLSAYMSTININEEFVTALRKDNIISTIIERLQEDTDLNLIDRILNFLSQLYASKIKLTDAEKATLEKGFNSIQHLQDSLNEEDFASTKSFL, from the coding sequence atggaaaagctACTGCATTGGTCAATTGTTAACGCCCAAGGtgataaagaagaaattgcTAAAGCTGGTGCACCAGATCCAAGATTATTAGAACAATTATTTGGGAAAGGTAACCAAGTTGATGATCCTACATTAATGAAAGAGGCTCTTCTTGTTGCCAAGAATAAAGTGGCTACAGCAGAAAATAGAATCATAgcattagaaaattttgaaatgttAATCGAAAATTTGGATaatgctaataatattgaaaatatgaaaatgtGGGAACCTTTAATTAATCTATTAGTCgaagaaaatttagaaattgtTGCCCTTGTATGCTCTATTATTGGTACTGCAGTCCAAAATAACGTTGATTCACAAACTAATTTCActaaatatgaaaatggtATGAAAacattaattgaattagcCAATACTACATCAAATATAGACGTAAAAATTAAAGCATTATATGCTTTATCAAATACTATAAggaataatgaaaaagcATCGgctaaatttaaagaattaaatggTCTGGATGTTATTTctccaattttaaaagataaaacaGTTAAgccaaaaataaaattaagaaCAATTAATCTACTCTCGGCTTATATGTCAACTATCAACataaatgaagaattcGTTACTGCCTTAagaaaagataatattatatcaacaattattgaaagattACAAGAAGATAcagatttaaatttgattgatagaatattgaatttcttATCACAACTTTACgcttcaaaaataaaactaacTGATGCTGAAAAAGCTACTTTGGAAAAGGGTTTCAACTCCATTCAACATCTTCAAGATAGTTTgaatgaagaagattttgCTTCAACTAAAAGTTTCTTGTGA